Proteins co-encoded in one Brassica oleracea var. oleracea cultivar TO1000 chromosome C4, BOL, whole genome shotgun sequence genomic window:
- the LOC106336883 gene encoding KH domain-containing protein At2g38610, producing MSGLYNNNSSYFSPARAASPQIRSTPEIDSSQYLTELLAEHQKLTPFMQVLPICSRLLNQEMFRVSGMMPPNQGFGDFDRLRHRSPSPMASSNLMSNVSNTGLGGWNGGLSQERLSGPPGMTMDWQGAPGSPSSYTVKRILRLEIPVDSYPNFNFVGRLLGPRGNSLKRVEATTGCRVFIRGKGSIKDPEKEDKLRGRPGYEHLNEQLHILIEADLPASIVEIRLRQAQEIIEELLKPVDESQDFIKRQQLRELALLNSNNLREESPGPSGGGSVSPFNSSGKRPKTGC from the exons ATGTCTGGTCTATACAACAACAACTCTTCTTACTTCTCTCCTGCTAGAGCTGCTTCTCCTCAGATCAGAAGCACTCCTGAGATCGACAG CTCTCAGTACTTGACGGAGCTTCTCGCAGAACATCAAAAGCTTACACCTTTTATGCAAGTCTTGCCCATATGCAGCCGCCTTTTGAATCAAG AGATGTTCAGGGTATCTGGAATGATGCCTCCTAACCAAGGATTTGGCGATTTTGATAGACTCAGACACAGAAGTCCAAGTCCTATGGCTTCTTCTAATCTTATGTCTAATGTCTCTAACACCGGTTTAGGTGGCTGGAACGGTGGTCTCTCTCAGGAG AGACTTAGTGGACCACCTGGGATGACAATGGATTGGCAAGGTGCACCTGGAAGCCCCAGCTCATACACTGTGAAAAGGATATTGCGTCTGGAGATTCCAGTAGATAGCTATCCTAAT TTCAATTTTGTTGGAAGGCTTCTTGGTCCTAGAGGCAACTCATTAAAACGTGTTGAAGCTACCACTGGTTGCCGTGTGTTCATCAGAGGGAAGGGTTCAATCAAGGATCCAGAAAAG GAAGATAAGCTAAGGGGAAGACCAGGCTATGAACATCTAAATGAGCAGCTTCACATCTTGATAGAAGCAGATCTTCCAGCTAGTATCGTGGAGATACGTCTGAGACAAGCTCAAGAAATCATTGAAGAGTTACTAAAGCCTGTG GATGAGTCTCAAGATTTCATAAAGAGACAGCAGCTGAGGGAACTAGCGTTGCTAAACTCGAACAACCTAAGGGAAGAGAGTCCAGGACCAAGCGGCGGTGGAAGCGTTTCGCCTTTCAATTCAAGTGGTAAACGCCCCAAAACAGGATGCTAA
- the LOC106336884 gene encoding acid phosphatase 1-like — MLLLIFLTISVVATSASPWIPMDGNNPASYCLSWRLAIETNNVRAWRTVPLQCMRYVEAYMLAGQYDRDVELIGEQVRVYLSEIVLPGDGMDAWILDVDDTCLSNVYYYRLKRYGCDPYDPTGFRTWAMKGESPAIQPVLELFNDLIEIGFKVFLVTGRDEETLRQATVENLHNQGFTGYERLIMRTAENKKQMAATYKTTIRKQLMEEGYSIWGNVGDQWSDIQGEYSGNRTFKIPNPMYFVP, encoded by the exons ATGTTGCTTCTCATCTTTCTAACAATCTCCGTAGTGGCAACAAGCGCAAGTCCATGGATACCGATGGATGGAAACAATCCAGCTAGCTATTGCTTAAGCTGGAGACTAGCAATAGAAACCAACAACGTACGTGCGTGGCGCACCGTACCTCTACAATGTATGCGTTACGTTGAGGCATATATGCTTGCTGGTCAATATGACAGAGACGTTGAGTTGATTGGGGAACAAGTTAGGGTTTATCTCAGTGAGATAGTCCTTCCTGGTGATGGCATGGATGCATGGATCTTGGATGTTGATGATACTTGCCTCTCAAACGTCTACTACTATCGTCTCAAGAGATACGG ATGCGACCCTTATGATCCAACAGGATTTAGAACATGGGCAATGAAAGGAGAATCTCCAGCTATACAACCTGTTCTCGAACTCTTCAATGATCTGATAGAAATAGGATTCAAAGTTTTCCTAGTAACCGGGAGAGACGAAGAGACCCTTCGCCAGGCAACAGTTGAAAATTTGCATAATCAAGGCTTCACCGGTTATGAAAGGTTGATCATGAG GACAGCAGAGAACAAAAAACAAATGGCCGCAACATACAAAACAACAATCAGAAAGCAGTTGATGGAAGAAGGTTACAGTATATGGGGCAATGTAGGCGACCAGTGGAGTGACATACAAGGAGAATATTCAGGGAATCGCACCTTCAAGATTCCTAACCCTATGTACTTCGTTCCATAG
- the LOC106336816 gene encoding transcription elongation factor TFIIS, producing MESELIELFEAAKKAADAAAIDGVTSTGQEVSRSLDALKQLKKFPITYDMLVATQVGKKLRSLSKHPIDEIKTVATDLLEIWKKLVIEETSKSKLERKDVDKTPNPTPVKVQKLQRGDSAKSIKVEERKERDNGVKVERKDAGASKENQSSMKAPAKAPSNNGAPKLTSMVKCNDPVRDKIRELLVDAMSKVHDESDDYDRARVVGCDPIRVAVSVESHMFEKLGRSTGAQKVKYRSIMFNLRDSNNPDLRRRVLTGEVSPEKLITLSGEEMASDKRKQETNQIKEKFLFDCERGQAPKASTDQFKCGRCGQRKCTYYQMQTRSADEPMTTYVTCVNCDNHWKFC from the exons ATGGAAAGCGAATTGATCGAATTGTTCGAGGCGGCGAAGAAGGCAGCCGATGCGGCGGCGATCGACGGCGTAACCTCCACAGGTCAGGAGGTTTCTCGATCTCTCGACGCCCTTAAACAGCTCAAGAAGTTTCCCATCACATACGACATGCTCGTCGCGACTCAG GTAGGGAAGAAGCTGAGGTCTCTTTCAAAACATCCCATTGATGAAATCAAAACCGTAGCTACCGACCTTCTTGAGATATGGAAGAAACTCGTCATTGAAGAGACGTCCAAGTCTAAGCTGGAAAGGAAAGATGTTGACAAGACTCCAAATCCAACGCCTGTGAAAGTGCAGAAGCTTCAGAGAGGTGATTCAGCTAAGAGCATCAAGGTAGAAGAGAGGAAGGAACGAGACAACGGTGTGAAGGTAGAGAGGAAGGATGCTGGGGCCTCAAAGGAGAATCAATCTAGTATGAAAGCACCAGCTAAGGCACCATCAAATAATGGTGCACCAAAGCTGACTTCGATGGTGAAATGCAACGACCCTGTGCGTGACAAAATCCGTGAGCTGCTTGTGGACGCAATGTCCAAGGTCCATGACGAATCCGATGACTATGATAGAGCGAGAGTTGTTGGATGTGATCCAATCCGCGTCGCTGTCTCTGTGGAGTCTCACATGTTTGAGAAGCTGGGACGGTCAACGGGAGCTCAGAAGGTGAAGTACAGATCTATAATGTTCAACCTGAGGGACAGTAACAATCCGGATCTGAGGAGGAGGGTTCTCACAGGGGAGGTGTCGCCGGAGAAACTTATTACATTGTCTGGCGAAGAGATGGCAAGCGACAAGAGGAAACAGGAGACTAATCAGATCAAGGAGAAGTTTCTGTTTGATTGTGAGCGTGGTCAGGCGCCGAAAGCGAGTACTGATCAGTTCAAGTGTGGGAGGTGTGGGCAGCGTAAATGTACTTACTATCAGATGCAGACGAGGAGTGCTGATGAGCCGATGACGACTTATGTTACGTGTGTTAACTGCGACAATCACTGGAAGTTCTGTTGA